The following coding sequences are from one Acidobacteriota bacterium window:
- a CDS encoding MgtC/SapB family protein, which produces MMQWILANVPPEGIGLMVTLFLSLMIGFQLEERRETKPTFFFGGVRTYPLIAISGFLLTVVAPGDYIPFTAGLLVLGTLLAILYWSKVERDLPGFTTEFSALATYTLGAVVASGEYWLALAATVVVVLLVHMKHVLENLAQRISAHEVATFAKFLIITAVILPVVPNREYTPFAINPYKAWLVVIAVSGISYASYLLQRRFHDRGGLFLASLLGGIYSSTATTVVLAKQAKDKPEPAAYAGGIVMASGIMYLRILALLFLFGRPLFDRLAVLFLALGLLALGGGGWWMWRCLRRQERNNGADYKPGRNPLELGTAFLFAAIFVAMLVATRFAFQQFGQTGVFGLALILGLVDVDPFILGLAQSLADASFVATAAAAVVVATASNNFAKAGYAFAFGGVRLGRAALAMLVILSVLSVASLLVI; this is translated from the coding sequence ATGATGCAGTGGATCCTGGCCAACGTGCCGCCCGAAGGCATCGGCCTGATGGTCACCCTGTTCCTGTCGCTGATGATCGGCTTCCAGCTGGAGGAGCGCCGGGAGACCAAGCCCACATTCTTCTTCGGCGGCGTCCGGACCTATCCCCTCATCGCCATCAGCGGCTTCCTCCTCACCGTGGTGGCGCCGGGCGACTACATCCCGTTCACCGCCGGGCTGCTGGTGCTGGGGACGCTGCTGGCGATCCTCTACTGGTCCAAGGTGGAGCGCGACCTGCCCGGCTTCACCACCGAGTTTTCGGCCTTGGCCACCTACACCCTGGGGGCGGTGGTCGCGTCGGGTGAGTACTGGCTGGCGCTGGCGGCGACGGTGGTGGTGGTGCTCCTCGTCCACATGAAGCACGTGCTGGAGAACCTGGCCCAGCGGATCTCGGCCCACGAGGTGGCCACCTTCGCCAAGTTCCTCATCATCACCGCGGTGATCCTGCCGGTGGTGCCCAACCGCGAGTACACGCCGTTCGCCATCAATCCGTACAAGGCGTGGCTGGTGGTGATCGCGGTGAGCGGCATCTCCTACGCCAGCTACCTGCTGCAGCGCCGGTTCCACGACCGCGGCGGCCTGTTCCTCGCCTCGCTGCTGGGCGGGATCTACTCGAGCACGGCCACGACTGTGGTCCTGGCGAAGCAGGCCAAGGACAAGCCGGAGCCGGCCGCTTACGCCGGCGGAATCGTGATGGCGTCGGGGATCATGTACCTGCGGATCCTGGCACTGCTGTTCCTGTTCGGCCGGCCGCTGTTCGACCGGCTGGCGGTGCTCTTCCTGGCGCTGGGCCTGCTGGCGCTCGGCGGCGGCGGCTGGTGGATGTGGCGGTGCCTTCGCCGGCAGGAGCGGAACAACGGGGCCGACTACAAGCCCGGCCGCAACCCGCTGGAGCTGGGAACCGCCTTCCTGTTCGCGGCGATCTTCGTGGCCATGCTGGTGGCCACCCGGTTCGCCTTCCAGCAGTTCGGGCAGACAGGCGTCTTCGGACTGGCGCTGATCCTGGGCCTCGTGGACGTGGACCCGTTCATTCTGGGCTTGGCCCAGTCCCTGGCCGACGCCAGCTTCGTCGCCACGGCCGCGGCGGCGGTGGTGGTGGCCACGGCGAGCAACAACTTCGCCAAGGCCGGTTACGCCTTCGCCTTCGGCGGCGTGCGCCTGGGGCGCGCCGCCTTGGCCATGCTGGTGATCCTGTCGGTGCT